From the Paenibacillus sp. FSL H8-0548 genome, one window contains:
- the galE gene encoding UDP-glucose 4-epimerase GalE, with amino-acid sequence MAILITGGAGYIGSHTCIELLEAGYEVVVVDNLSNSSHISLNRVAEITNKNFTFYKMDLMDRGGLELVFSRHSIDAVIHFAGLKAVGESVQLPLSYYYTNITSTLILCEVMNKYNVHKLVFSSSATVYGRPELSPIAEDSPLGATNPYGRTKLMLEQILQDLAASSEQWGISILRYFNPIGAHKSGKIGENPNGIPNNLMPYISQVAVGKLEKVNVFGSDYETVDGTGVRDYIHVVDLAKGHLRALEKVMGKSGVDIYNLGTGQGYSVLEMIAGFERVAGRSIPYQIAARRPGDIAVCFADTQKANAELNWTAERGIEEMCEDSWRWQSSNPNGYEENSSSVREIAAASWE; translated from the coding sequence ATGGCAATTTTAATTACAGGCGGCGCCGGTTATATTGGCAGTCATACATGCATTGAGCTTCTTGAAGCTGGGTATGAGGTAGTGGTCGTGGACAATTTGAGCAATAGCAGCCATATCTCATTAAATAGAGTTGCGGAAATTACGAACAAAAACTTTACCTTTTACAAAATGGATCTTATGGACCGTGGTGGACTGGAGCTCGTGTTCTCTAGACATTCAATTGATGCCGTTATTCATTTTGCTGGCCTTAAGGCGGTTGGCGAATCGGTTCAATTGCCGCTGTCCTATTATTATACCAATATAACGAGCACCTTAATTTTGTGCGAGGTCATGAATAAATATAATGTACATAAGCTTGTATTCAGCTCTTCAGCGACGGTTTACGGGCGTCCCGAGCTATCCCCGATAGCGGAAGATTCTCCGCTTGGCGCGACGAATCCCTATGGAAGAACAAAGCTCATGCTTGAGCAAATTTTACAGGATTTAGCCGCATCGAGCGAGCAATGGGGAATTTCTATTTTGCGTTATTTCAATCCGATCGGCGCACATAAAAGCGGAAAAATTGGCGAGAATCCTAACGGAATTCCCAACAACCTGATGCCTTATATTTCGCAGGTTGCGGTTGGCAAGCTGGAGAAGGTGAACGTATTTGGCAGCGACTATGAAACAGTTGATGGAACGGGTGTAAGAGATTATATTCATGTCGTGGATCTTGCAAAGGGCCATCTGAGAGCGTTGGAGAAGGTTATGGGCAAGTCAGGCGTAGATATTTATAATCTTGGCACAGGACAGGGCTATAGCGTATTAGAGATGATAGCAGGCTTCGAGAGAGTAGCAGGGAGAAGTATTCCTTATCAAATCGCTGCTCGCAGACCCGGTGACATTGCCGTTTGTTTTGCGGATACTCAGAAGGCGAATGCTGAGCTGAATTGGACCGCGGAACGTGGAATTGAGGAAATGTGCGAGGATTCCTGGAGATGGCAATCATCCAATCCAAACGGCTACGAGGAAAACTCGTCTTCCGTACGTGAAATTGCAGCAGCCTCTTGGGAGTGA
- a CDS encoding helix-turn-helix domain-containing protein: protein MVGERIQMLRKRKGLSLTELSQRAGVAKSYLSSIERGLQQNPSIQFLEKVGIVLNVTVEDFLNNDDKTDRNPDQLDNEWADLVKEAMASGVSKDQFKEFLEFNKWKIKRE from the coding sequence ATGGTCGGAGAACGCATTCAGATGCTGCGCAAGAGAAAAGGCCTATCCCTAACGGAGTTATCCCAACGGGCAGGTGTTGCAAAGTCATATCTAAGCTCCATTGAGCGAGGGCTACAGCAGAACCCTTCGATTCAATTTCTCGAAAAGGTAGGCATCGTCTTAAACGTAACAGTTGAGGATTTTCTCAATAATGACGATAAAACTGATCGCAATCCTGATCAATTGGACAATGAATGGGCTGACTTAGTTAAAGAAGCCATGGCCTCCGGCGTAAGCAAGGATCAGTTTAAAGAGTTTCTAGAATTCAACAAATGGAAAATAAAGCGCGAATAG
- a CDS encoding asparagine synthase-related protein has protein sequence MSAIAGVIQTDKEDQAWICGGKIMEALSHYPCDAAQAWQEDHIFLGCHNQWITPESIGERNPCYDPLRELVITADAIIDNRLELFNRLQVGPAHRETISDTELILLAYDKWGNEAPRHLVGDFAFMIWDRKKNKLFGARDFSGGRTLYYHRHTGRFAFCTTIEPLLKLSGTDRLLNEQWLAEYLAISGMVDTVDASKTVYLNIEQLPPSHSITIIGERMVLERYDQLQAVQPIRFKSDDQYVEAFQEVFQQAVSSRLRTNREVGAQLSGGLDSGSIVGFAARTLLPQNKKLHTFSYVPTDDFIDYTPKFMVTNERPFIEATVKHVGGIEDHYLAFEGRDSYSEIDGFLDIMEMPYKFFENSFWMKGMFEKAQEQGVGVLLNGGRGNLSISWGSAVPYYAKLLKKMSWFKLLREMRLYSLNTGTGRAHVFSNVSRKAFPILEQLRPSENEYHYPVIINADFAKRTDVFHRLRECGFNESGWFADNDIYKGRKSHFEELFHWNASNTLSTKLSLRYGLWKRDPTNDIRVIQYCLSLPEGQYVQKGMDRALIRRATDKLLPDQIRLNQRTRGVQGADWVHRMLPRWKDFMEELRQMSKDPTFMQYMDGKVVDSALSRLEEGAKPRHAIDPNYRLLMRSVILYRFLKKMT, from the coding sequence ATGAGCGCCATTGCAGGAGTAATCCAAACCGACAAGGAAGATCAAGCATGGATATGTGGCGGCAAAATAATGGAAGCTTTATCCCATTATCCTTGCGATGCGGCTCAAGCTTGGCAAGAGGATCATATTTTTCTAGGCTGCCATAATCAGTGGATTACACCAGAGTCGATAGGTGAGCGAAACCCTTGTTATGATCCGCTTAGAGAATTAGTCATAACGGCGGATGCTATTATTGATAACCGGTTGGAGCTGTTTAACCGGCTTCAAGTAGGGCCAGCACATAGGGAGACGATATCTGATACCGAGCTTATCTTGCTCGCCTATGATAAGTGGGGGAATGAAGCGCCGCGGCATTTGGTGGGTGATTTTGCTTTCATGATCTGGGATCGTAAAAAAAACAAGCTGTTCGGTGCTAGAGATTTCTCTGGCGGACGAACGCTGTATTACCATCGCCATACTGGACGCTTTGCTTTCTGCACAACCATTGAACCATTGCTAAAACTGTCTGGAACGGATCGTTTGCTGAATGAGCAATGGCTTGCAGAGTATCTGGCGATATCCGGTATGGTTGATACCGTAGATGCTTCAAAAACCGTGTATCTGAATATTGAGCAGCTCCCGCCCTCCCATAGCATTACGATAATAGGCGAGCGAATGGTGCTCGAACGATATGACCAGCTTCAGGCGGTTCAGCCTATACGCTTCAAATCGGATGACCAATATGTCGAAGCCTTCCAAGAGGTGTTCCAGCAAGCGGTATCCTCAAGGCTGCGTACGAACCGCGAGGTGGGCGCACAGCTTAGCGGAGGTTTGGACTCAGGCTCAATTGTAGGTTTCGCTGCTCGGACACTGCTCCCTCAAAATAAGAAGCTCCATACGTTCAGCTACGTTCCTACTGATGATTTTATTGATTATACACCGAAATTTATGGTCACAAACGAACGTCCTTTTATTGAAGCTACTGTCAAGCATGTTGGAGGCATCGAGGATCACTATCTTGCTTTTGAAGGAAGAGATTCCTACTCCGAGATCGACGGTTTTCTAGATATTATGGAAATGCCATATAAGTTTTTTGAGAACTCCTTTTGGATGAAAGGGATGTTTGAGAAAGCTCAGGAGCAGGGAGTAGGCGTGCTGCTCAATGGAGGGAGAGGGAATCTTTCCATCTCCTGGGGTTCCGCGGTTCCGTATTACGCTAAGCTGCTGAAAAAAATGAGTTGGTTCAAGCTGCTTCGTGAAATGCGGTTGTATAGCTTGAATACAGGCACAGGCCGTGCGCATGTTTTCTCAAATGTGAGCCGAAAGGCATTTCCGATTTTAGAACAACTGCGACCTAGTGAGAATGAATATCACTACCCAGTAATTATCAATGCTGATTTTGCCAAAAGGACAGATGTGTTCCATCGGCTGAGAGAATGTGGCTTCAACGAATCGGGCTGGTTTGCCGACAACGATATTTATAAAGGAAGAAAGAGTCACTTTGAAGAGTTGTTCCATTGGAATGCTAGCAATACGCTGTCAACGAAGCTGTCACTAAGGTACGGGCTATGGAAGCGGGATCCGACTAACGATATCCGAGTGATCCAATATTGTCTTTCTCTTCCAGAGGGACAGTATGTTCAGAAGGGGATGGATCGTGCTCTGATTAGGCGTGCTACCGATAAGCTGCTGCCCGATCAGATCAGACTGAATCAGCGGACAAGAGGAGTACAAGGAGCCGATTGGGTTCACCGTATGCTGCCGAGGTGGAAGGACTTCATGGAGGAACTTCGGCAAATGAGCAAAGACCCTACATTTATGCAGTATATGGATGGCAAGGTTGTTGATTCCGCGCTTTCTCGACTCGAAGAAGGTGCTAAGCCGAGGCATGCGATTGATCCTAATTACAGATTGCTGATGAGAAGCGTTATTTTGTACCGCTTTCTCAAAAAAATGACTTGA
- a CDS encoding paeninodin family lasso peptide has product MEAKKQWNKPELEILHVHMTAASTTGGPFTDEAYVPGEYSENPRFTS; this is encoded by the coding sequence ATGGAAGCAAAAAAACAATGGAACAAACCTGAGCTGGAAATCCTTCATGTACATATGACTGCGGCTTCGACTACAGGCGGTCCGTTTACGGATGAGGCTTATGTGCCAGGTGAATATTCTGAGAACCCGCGTTTTACTAGCTAA
- a CDS encoding lasso peptide biosynthesis PqqD family chaperone: MTKSGTTTIQALLMERLVVQDPGNIVSDMGEEKVILSIENGKYYNLGVMGSQIWDLLKEPIAIRDVVEALLVDYEVTREVCEEQVLSFLTHLVEERLIHLKE, translated from the coding sequence ATGACAAAGAGTGGGACCACTACGATTCAAGCTTTATTGATGGAGCGGCTAGTTGTGCAAGACCCCGGCAATATTGTAAGCGACATGGGCGAGGAAAAGGTCATTTTGAGCATTGAAAACGGGAAATATTATAATTTGGGCGTAATGGGCAGCCAGATCTGGGATTTGCTCAAGGAGCCAATTGCCATTCGGGATGTAGTAGAAGCTCTGCTGGTAGATTATGAAGTAACCAGAGAGGTTTGTGAGGAGCAGGTGCTGTCATTTTTGACCCACTTGGTAGAAGAACGTCTTATTCATTTGAAAGAATAG
- a CDS encoding lasso peptide biosynthesis B2 protein, with product MEKMMRLKALFSLDAMTLFLLVEAALFLGWARICIAYQPFSKIAPSLGQYMRETNKEPVADHRQSLVQIRSAIHIVSKHTPWDSKCLARAIAGMRMLERRNISSTLYLGTCKDECGKLIAHAWLRSGSQYITGAEEMDRFTVTGMFAKGIHY from the coding sequence ATGGAAAAGATGATGAGATTAAAAGCATTGTTTTCACTGGATGCGATGACGCTATTTCTATTAGTAGAAGCTGCGTTATTTTTGGGATGGGCTAGAATTTGCATAGCTTATCAGCCCTTCTCGAAGATTGCTCCCTCGCTGGGACAATATATGAGAGAAACGAATAAGGAGCCAGTTGCGGATCATAGGCAATCGCTAGTCCAGATTCGTTCTGCCATTCATATCGTAAGCAAGCATACGCCATGGGATAGCAAATGTTTGGCTCGAGCCATTGCTGGAATGAGGATGCTGGAGCGACGAAACATAAGCAGCACGCTTTATCTAGGAACATGCAAGGACGAGTGCGGTAAGCTGATCGCACACGCATGGCTGCGAAGCGGTTCACAATACATTACTGGCGCTGAAGAAATGGACCGGTTTACGGTTACAGGTATGTTTGCTAAAGGAATACATTACTAA
- a CDS encoding ABC transporter ATP-binding protein has product MNQLMFFSKKLHEYGGKALYFNLIGMMLIGLLDGIGILMIAPLLSIIGIVEIPLASIPGIHYLAALQQLPKANALFIILAIYITLVAVQGLVGRTLSLREMKMHTGYVNHIRLEVYRSLLQANWGFFITRRKSDLINALTGELARVTNGTFLFLQLIASAAFTVIQIGLAFFISPLMTLFVLCCGIAVALLSRKYIKQSRVIGKATTELAQNYLAGISDHFNGMKDIKSNLLEASRYRWLLDWSGKIAHERYENSRVRSNSQLFYKLFSAIMIAAFVFASVMLFQSQGGYLLLIMVIFARLWPRFTTIQSNMEQLASSLPAFKVLMDLQEECIAAKELKAGDELGGEHVIPHEIEHQLECQQVYFRYDKEQPDFTLEAINLKIPANGMTAIVGQSGAGKSTLIDLMMGLMKPELGHILIDGKVVTDSELFSLRRAVSYVPQEPFLFHGTIKENLLIIDPSASEEIMWEAMEFSSAAEFVRKLPEGLDTVIGDRGIRLSGGERQRLVLARAILRRPHILILDEATSSLDSLNEKKIQEALERLKGFMTVIVVAHRLSTIRNADQVIVLEQGKVVQSGSFIMLSEDKKGLFSHLLGNQLQVAL; this is encoded by the coding sequence ATGAATCAGCTTATGTTTTTCTCCAAGAAGCTCCATGAATACGGCGGTAAGGCGCTATACTTTAATTTAATTGGAATGATGCTCATAGGTTTGCTGGACGGCATAGGGATTCTGATGATAGCCCCTTTGCTTAGCATAATTGGAATTGTTGAAATTCCACTAGCATCCATACCTGGTATTCATTATTTAGCAGCGCTTCAGCAACTGCCGAAAGCAAATGCGTTGTTTATTATTTTAGCGATCTATATCACGTTGGTTGCTGTACAAGGTTTAGTAGGAAGAACTTTAAGTTTGCGAGAAATGAAAATGCATACCGGCTATGTCAATCACATTCGATTAGAAGTGTATCGGTCGCTTCTGCAAGCCAACTGGGGCTTCTTTATTACGCGAAGAAAAAGTGACCTAATCAATGCTTTGACAGGCGAGCTCGCCCGCGTTACGAATGGCACATTCCTCTTTTTGCAGCTTATCGCATCCGCTGCGTTCACCGTTATCCAAATTGGTTTAGCATTTTTTATTTCGCCTCTAATGACCTTATTTGTTTTATGCTGCGGAATCGCCGTAGCGCTGCTCTCAAGAAAATACATTAAGCAATCCAGAGTCATTGGGAAAGCTACGACAGAGCTCGCCCAAAACTATTTGGCAGGCATTTCTGATCATTTTAACGGGATGAAGGATATTAAGAGCAATTTGCTAGAAGCATCGCGCTACCGCTGGCTGCTTGATTGGTCCGGGAAGATCGCGCATGAACGATATGAAAATTCAAGAGTGCGGAGCAATTCGCAGCTCTTTTATAAATTGTTTTCGGCTATCATGATCGCAGCCTTCGTATTCGCCTCGGTCATGCTCTTCCAAAGTCAAGGAGGATATTTGCTGCTCATTATGGTCATTTTCGCACGCCTATGGCCGCGCTTTACAACGATACAATCGAATATGGAGCAGCTCGCTTCTTCCTTGCCTGCTTTTAAGGTGTTAATGGATCTTCAAGAGGAATGTATCGCAGCTAAGGAATTGAAGGCTGGAGATGAGCTGGGCGGCGAACATGTTATCCCTCACGAAATCGAGCATCAGCTTGAATGTCAGCAGGTTTATTTTCGATATGACAAGGAGCAACCTGATTTTACGCTGGAAGCGATTAATTTGAAAATTCCTGCTAACGGAATGACTGCGATCGTTGGTCAATCTGGGGCTGGTAAAAGTACCTTGATCGATTTGATGATGGGGCTGATGAAGCCGGAGCTTGGTCATATTCTCATTGATGGTAAAGTAGTTACGGACAGTGAGCTGTTCTCTCTAAGAAGAGCAGTCAGCTACGTTCCACAAGAGCCTTTTCTATTTCATGGAACGATTAAGGAAAACCTATTAATCATCGATCCAAGTGCAAGTGAGGAGATAATGTGGGAAGCGATGGAGTTTTCCTCAGCAGCTGAATTTGTTCGAAAGCTTCCGGAGGGCCTAGATACGGTCATTGGTGACCGCGGCATTCGTTTATCAGGTGGAGAGCGTCAGCGACTGGTGCTCGCAAGAGCTATTTTGAGGAGACCGCATATTTTGATTCTCGATGAAGCTACGAGTTCTCTGGACAGCTTAAATGAAAAGAAAATTCAAGAGGCGCTTGAGCGGCTGAAGGGATTTATGACAGTAATCGTCGTTGCACATCGCTTGTCTACGATTCGTAATGCAGATCAGGTTATTGTTTTGGAGCAGGGTAAGGTGGTGCAGTCAGGTAGTTTTATCATGCTGTCGGAGGACAAAAAAGGACTGTTTAGCCATCTGCTTGGCAATCAGCTGCAGGTAGCTTTGTAG
- a CDS encoding metallophosphoesterase → MAIILTAAGSVLLLYLFFIFPTQWLKIEKVSHPIGLNKRVLQISDLHVDRLRVSATRIRQEIEKAKPDYIFLTGDYTYKERFIPRVAYYLKVIAGCGVPVYAVLGNHDYELPRLQRLLDVFKAYGIPVLRNENRRVGDFELVGIDNDSTNHSRIRPSFKGIDNKLPIVVITHDPNVLLSIKQPYHYLMAGHLHGKQLNVPFFFVFKPKGPLTVKGIYKGLHKDQNGTFYISKGIGQAGVNARFMVRSEITIHDL, encoded by the coding sequence TTGGCTATTATTCTAACAGCAGCAGGATCGGTGCTTCTCCTCTATCTTTTCTTTATTTTCCCTACACAATGGCTCAAGATTGAGAAGGTCAGCCATCCGATCGGCTTAAACAAACGGGTACTGCAAATTAGTGATCTGCACGTAGATCGCTTGCGTGTGAGCGCTACACGAATTCGTCAAGAGATTGAAAAGGCGAAGCCGGATTATATATTTCTGACAGGCGATTATACGTACAAAGAACGTTTTATTCCGCGTGTTGCCTATTATCTCAAAGTTATTGCCGGTTGCGGGGTTCCTGTGTATGCGGTGCTTGGCAATCATGATTATGAGCTGCCTCGTTTACAGAGACTCCTTGACGTATTTAAAGCTTATGGCATTCCCGTCCTTCGAAATGAAAATAGAAGAGTAGGAGATTTCGAGCTCGTTGGCATCGATAACGACAGTACGAATCATAGTCGAATTCGGCCATCGTTCAAGGGAATTGATAACAAATTGCCGATCGTTGTAATCACTCATGACCCGAATGTACTGTTGTCCATCAAGCAGCCTTATCATTATTTAATGGCCGGCCATCTGCATGGAAAGCAGTTGAATGTGCCGTTCTTTTTTGTATTTAAACCGAAAGGACCATTAACGGTCAAAGGCATCTATAAAGGGTTGCACAAGGATCAGAATGGTACCTTCTATATTTCGAAGGGCATTGGCCAAGCAGGGGTAAATGCAAGGTTCATGGTGAGAAGCGAAATAACGATTCATGATCTGTGA
- a CDS encoding DUF3055 domain-containing protein has product MLPEFDFMSDLTEDTSTRFVTFIGPSLKRFDLAITSTSRFYGKKLVTDLQFGKTAIIGPDDLEEEGYLEYAFKITEEEAAELAQFLYFVVGTVHFTD; this is encoded by the coding sequence ATGCTGCCTGAATTTGATTTCATGTCCGATTTAACGGAAGATACATCTACAAGATTCGTCACCTTTATCGGACCTAGCTTAAAGCGCTTTGACCTTGCTATTACTTCTACAAGCCGATTTTACGGCAAGAAGCTGGTCACCGATCTGCAGTTTGGCAAAACAGCAATTATCGGGCCAGATGACCTCGAAGAAGAAGGATACCTTGAATATGCCTTTAAAATAACAGAAGAAGAAGCTGCCGAGCTCGCCCAATTTTTATATTTTGTTGTTGGAACGGTGCATTTTACCGATTAA
- a CDS encoding HRDC domain-containing protein, which translates to MQIVFLNTFEKPGEEHQFVSAQLSISENQGVWSVIWVEDEENNADPQSWFEGTSWEEMMIVFRHGVARVMGEGYVPIIDGMLDDRRGSISSFVSMLQCYGELHANEELFQKLREWRRSRAILEKRSAYLIATNRILWMISAFVPKTEDELTQIPGWGSTKHASYGQEMLAITSEAERTSAFPLQWVEEKLDAEAYTQWLYKQKEVKFKAQMDRHAAKKHILLTVQQGGTLEQLGVELELSRRELMDRIEQLEQEGYDFEPLIVRELIEVPEDEQQLVWEALTTVGDKYLKPVLQQVYGTLEPAQLNKPVDVLYERLRLIRLRFRRNITGKAV; encoded by the coding sequence ATGCAAATCGTATTTTTGAACACATTCGAAAAGCCCGGGGAAGAGCATCAGTTCGTGAGCGCGCAGCTGTCTATTAGTGAAAACCAGGGGGTATGGTCAGTGATATGGGTAGAGGATGAGGAGAATAATGCAGACCCTCAGTCCTGGTTTGAAGGCACTTCATGGGAGGAAATGATGATCGTCTTCCGTCATGGCGTCGCGAGAGTGATGGGGGAAGGTTATGTTCCCATCATTGATGGCATGCTCGACGATCGTCGGGGCTCTATTAGCAGCTTTGTATCCATGCTGCAATGCTATGGAGAGCTGCATGCGAATGAGGAGCTCTTTCAGAAGCTGAGGGAATGGCGCCGCTCCAGAGCCATATTAGAAAAACGTTCAGCGTATTTAATTGCGACCAATCGTATTCTATGGATGATCAGCGCATTTGTTCCGAAGACAGAGGATGAGCTGACGCAAATTCCAGGATGGGGCAGCACTAAGCATGCTTCCTATGGACAGGAGATGCTGGCAATAACATCCGAGGCTGAAAGAACGAGTGCTTTTCCACTGCAATGGGTAGAGGAGAAGCTGGATGCCGAGGCGTATACGCAATGGCTATATAAACAAAAGGAAGTAAAATTCAAAGCGCAAATGGATCGTCATGCGGCGAAAAAACATATATTGCTGACCGTGCAGCAAGGAGGCACGCTTGAGCAGCTTGGAGTAGAGCTTGAGCTCTCTAGACGAGAGCTGATGGATCGGATTGAGCAGCTTGAGCAGGAGGGCTATGATTTTGAACCGTTAATTGTGAGAGAGCTTATAGAAGTGCCGGAGGATGAGCAGCAGCTCGTATGGGAAGCTCTTACTACGGTCGGCGACAAATATTTAAAGCCAGTGCTTCAGCAGGTATACGGTACATTGGAGCCAGCTCAGCTAAATAAGCCAGTCGATGTGCTGTATGAGCGTCTGCGATTAATAAGACTGCGCTTTCGTAGAAATATTACGGGAAAAGCGGTTTAG